The following are from one region of the Alicyclobacillus fastidiosus genome:
- a CDS encoding RusA family crossover junction endodeoxyribonuclease produces MLGTTRLVLPLPPSVNHAYRNFTKGGRRMRVPTPKAMAFKREAAWEAKAWMMARRQQMVPNGTKVALKVWYYWGDRRRHDQDNPLKLLQDALTGVVWEDDRWVLPQVMDFDVDKQNPRLEIEIEIMG; encoded by the coding sequence ATGCTTGGTACTACACGATTGGTGCTTCCGTTGCCTCCTAGTGTCAACCATGCCTATCGGAATTTCACCAAGGGTGGCCGGCGCATGCGAGTACCGACACCCAAGGCCATGGCATTCAAACGTGAGGCAGCATGGGAAGCCAAGGCTTGGATGATGGCACGGCGTCAGCAGATGGTACCAAACGGGACGAAGGTAGCACTGAAGGTGTGGTACTACTGGGGCGATCGCCGAAGGCACGACCAGGATAACCCGCTGAAACTTCTGCAGGATGCGCTGACAGGCGTTGTATGGGAAGACGACCGATGGGTTTTGCCACAGGTGATGGACTTCGATGTGGACAAGCAGAACCCAAGGTTGGAAATAGAGATTGAAATCATGGGGTGA
- a CDS encoding TIGR03943 family protein: protein MNQWVKYYSRLIPSIFLLFFTVFLWRLIISHDIYLLVSPLIAIVIKISVCMIDIVVLFSFISVLVSRPYSEEHTHGLNCDHHHEHTEIYSKWGLTTVLLLVSFIGLGFTWHPKPLGTNMISVTNTIVPESIFQIHASVRGSRTNSDSGSSLTNWVQLTHSTIDNAADARYYASQDHAVIQNTGQLSEETIADEYGTNGTGVVGRNVSITGFVYHPPRFPYNTFILTRYFIFCCIADAEPVGILVQSQKSQTLTNDEWVSVNGKILSQPLSIYLNQYEPTSWYPQQPKQPYILAKTVTQIPVPLYPYMVPNF from the coding sequence TTGAATCAGTGGGTCAAGTATTACTCTAGACTTATTCCGTCAATATTTTTGCTCTTTTTCACGGTATTCCTATGGCGATTAATCATATCTCACGATATTTATTTGCTTGTTTCTCCCCTCATAGCAATCGTCATTAAAATTTCCGTATGCATGATTGATATTGTGGTTCTATTTTCTTTTATTTCAGTGTTAGTTAGCCGACCTTATTCAGAAGAACATACTCATGGTCTAAACTGTGATCATCATCATGAACATACGGAGATATACTCCAAATGGGGATTGACAACAGTTTTACTATTAGTGTCGTTCATTGGGCTTGGATTTACCTGGCACCCAAAGCCACTTGGAACGAACATGATATCAGTAACGAATACTATTGTTCCCGAATCCATTTTCCAAATACATGCTAGTGTACGGGGAAGTAGAACAAACTCTGACAGTGGTTCGTCATTGACAAATTGGGTACAGCTTACACATAGCACGATAGATAATGCCGCAGATGCAAGATACTACGCTTCACAAGACCATGCGGTGATTCAAAATACGGGACAACTGTCAGAAGAAACCATCGCAGATGAATATGGAACAAATGGAACGGGTGTGGTCGGACGCAATGTATCAATCACAGGGTTTGTATACCATCCTCCAAGATTCCCATATAACACTTTTATTTTAACCAGATATTTTATTTTTTGTTGTATTGCCGATGCGGAACCAGTTGGAATACTTGTACAATCTCAGAAGTCGCAAACCTTAACAAATGACGAATGGGTATCCGTTAACGGAAAGATACTTTCCCAGCCCTTGTCTATATATCTAAATCAGTATGAGCCGACCAGTTGGTATCCACAACAGCCCAAACAGCCCTATATCCTGGCTAAAACTGTTACGCAGATTCCCGTGCCACTTTATCCGTATATGGTTCCGAACTTTTAA
- a CDS encoding GDSL-type esterase/lipase family protein, giving the protein MRQSLKAVVSATVIFGLFPTTFAAVTTGQSAVKSTITVNGSTLSNPYELVLKDGSTETAYMPMYYIDQALSKGGYSPSWNGTTHQWKLTTTGNVNLSKIKVGSGNTSIYVNGKLAKKINTVVDVDPASGNKKTKTAFVPIYYVQQLLKAAGVQNTWNGTDHVWAETVPSTTGDEIVALGDSITYGYNLGNNLAPSQYAFPFQIGKSDGNTSVDDLAQPGFTSSDVLSQLSNPSTVEEISKASIITLDIGSNDLLGAAQDIIEQIEQNPSYIPTQADIASLQNALQQFGQNLPKIIAGIRLHSSAPIVLYNIYDPFPSGTPLHSIAEEFIPDGNQVIAQVVSNTTNCYLADAYTAFNGNQDTLVRVAESDVHPTIEGQIVLAQLAEKALGLPLTPAAGVATGTPTSPASTN; this is encoded by the coding sequence ATGAGACAGAGTTTAAAAGCAGTGGTTTCTGCGACGGTTATTTTCGGATTGTTTCCTACAACCTTTGCAGCTGTAACCACGGGACAATCTGCCGTGAAATCTACAATTACTGTAAACGGATCAACTCTGAGCAATCCTTATGAACTGGTATTGAAGGATGGGAGTACTGAAACAGCGTACATGCCCATGTACTACATTGACCAAGCTTTGAGTAAAGGTGGATATAGTCCCTCATGGAACGGAACAACTCATCAATGGAAACTAACCACTACTGGAAATGTGAACCTGTCCAAAATCAAGGTTGGTAGTGGCAACACATCGATATATGTAAACGGGAAACTTGCGAAGAAGATTAATACGGTTGTCGATGTAGATCCTGCGTCGGGTAACAAGAAAACAAAAACAGCTTTCGTCCCGATTTATTACGTGCAACAGTTGCTGAAAGCTGCTGGAGTCCAGAATACCTGGAATGGGACAGACCACGTGTGGGCCGAGACTGTACCTTCAACAACTGGCGACGAGATCGTTGCGTTAGGTGATTCGATTACCTACGGGTATAATTTAGGTAATAATTTGGCTCCTTCCCAATACGCATTTCCGTTCCAAATTGGAAAATCAGACGGGAATACCTCAGTAGACGACTTGGCGCAACCTGGTTTTACCTCTAGCGACGTACTATCACAATTAAGCAATCCGTCCACCGTGGAAGAGATTAGTAAGGCAAGTATTATTACTCTTGATATCGGTAGCAATGATTTATTGGGGGCTGCCCAAGATATTATTGAACAAATTGAACAAAATCCGTCTTACATCCCGACCCAGGCTGATATCGCAAGCCTCCAAAACGCTTTACAGCAATTTGGTCAGAACTTGCCTAAGATTATTGCTGGTATCAGACTGCACAGTTCGGCACCAATCGTTTTATACAACATTTACGACCCGTTCCCGAGTGGAACACCATTGCATTCAATTGCTGAAGAATTTATCCCAGACGGTAATCAAGTTATTGCTCAGGTGGTATCCAACACAACTAATTGTTACCTTGCGGATGCTTACACGGCTTTTAATGGAAATCAGGACACATTGGTTCGAGTTGCTGAGTCAGATGTGCACCCGACTATCGAGGGTCAGATTGTTTTGGCACAGTTGGCCGAAAAGGCACTGGGCTTACCCTTGACTCCCGCAGCTGGGGTGGCAACTGGTACTCCTACAAGTCCCGCCTCAACGAATTGA
- a CDS encoding IS3 family transposase (programmed frameshift) has translation MTQRERRTFTSELKQQMVELYLNGKPRKDIIREYELTPSALDKWIRQSKTSGSFKEKDNLTPEQEELIRLRKENKQLLMENDIFKASCADNRTKVNVIRNNAHKYSISAMCSVLQLPRSTYYYEAQEKQSEDELVEAIQEIFHNSRNTYGTRKIKFELKKRNMIVSRRKIGRIMREVGLVSVYTVAQYKPHVDSCNESKVENELNRQFQQEEHLAVVVSDLTYVRVEGKWQYVCLLVDLFNREIIGHSAGAHKDAQLVHQAIASVQGNLSNVQMFHTDRGSEFKNKLIDEALTVFQIRRSLSLKGCPYDNAVAEATFKIFKTEFVQGRHFDSLKQLKLELDDYVHWYNHIRIHGTLGYSTPIEYKSTHLKKVV, from the exons ATGACCCAACGGGAGCGAAGGACATTCACATCAGAATTGAAACAACAGATGGTTGAACTTTATCTGAATGGAAAGCCACGGAAAGACATTATCCGTGAGTATGAGTTAACGCCATCAGCATTGGATAAGTGGATTCGGCAAAGTAAAACCTCAGGCTCGTTTAAGGAGAAGGATAATCTCACGCCTGAACAGGAAGAACTCATTCGTTTGCGCAAAGAAAATAAGCAACTGCTCATGGAGAACGATATTT TTAAAGCAAGCTGCGCTGATAATAGGACGAAAGTAAATGTGATTCGCAACAATGCGCACAAATACTCGATATCAGCAATGTGCAGCGTCCTACAATTGCCTAGAAGTACGTATTACTACGAAGCCCAGGAAAAGCAATCTGAAGACGAACTGGTCGAAGCAATTCAGGAGATTTTCCACAACAGCCGAAACACCTATGGCACTCGCAAAATCAAGTTTGAATTGAAGAAACGGAACATGATTGTATCCAGACGAAAGATCGGCAGAATCATGAGAGAAGTTGGACTTGTTTCGGTATACACCGTAGCACAGTACAAGCCTCATGTGGATTCCTGCAACGAGTCAAAGGTGGAAAATGAGCTTAACCGACAATTCCAGCAAGAAGAGCATCTAGCCGTTGTTGTGAGTGACCTAACATACGTGAGAGTCGAAGGAAAGTGGCAATACGTATGCTTATTAGTCGATCTCTTTAATCGCGAGATCATCGGTCATAGTGCCGGTGCACACAAAGATGCACAGCTTGTTCATCAAGCTATTGCGTCGGTTCAGGGAAACCTGAGTAACGTCCAGATGTTTCATACGGACCGTGGAAGCGAGTTTAAAAATAAGCTCATTGACGAAGCCCTGACAGTGTTTCAAATTAGGCGTTCATTGAGTTTGAAAGGATGTCCATATGATAATGCCGTAGCGGAAGCAACCTTCAAAATTTTCAAGACAGAGTTTGTTCAGGGTCGTCACTTTGACAGCTTGAAACAACTAAAGCTTGAATTAGATGATTATGTGCACTGGTACAATCACATCAGAATTCACGGTACGCTCGGCTACTCAACACCGATTGAATACAAATCTACCCACCTTAAAAAAGTTGTTTAA
- a CDS encoding permease: protein MDYKLIKTAKSILFWAIPIIGTTGLVYVDFNSNLRIPLPNILLIDTIREILTGAKPIFLAILIESFPFVILGALLSSLIQEFVSVDALCRYIPKSHFLSVLIGGLLGVVVPICDCGTIPIARSLLNKDVPKPTVVAFTLAAPVVNPITLAATFVAFGLNVHITMLRGLLTYCIACIVGYLTVDHKKVGKRQTSSFVPSHTPRKNRSSAGGYLKRTWQHINHTVEHTTKELFAIAGFLILSAAVASVYQTYHAHHVHYGTVHSHIMAVATMMLLAILFSLCSEADAFVAMSFLNSYSLGSVMSFMMIGQMVDLRNLFLLPRTFGRRTATATIVGCLSLVFLTGIVITGLR from the coding sequence ATGGATTATAAACTAATTAAGACGGCTAAGAGTATTTTATTTTGGGCAATTCCAATAATCGGAACCACCGGTTTGGTGTATGTAGATTTCAATTCAAACCTAAGAATTCCGCTCCCGAATATTTTGTTGATTGATACAATCCGTGAGATTTTGACCGGAGCGAAACCCATTTTTTTAGCTATCCTAATTGAGTCCTTTCCATTTGTGATATTGGGCGCGCTATTGTCTTCGCTCATCCAAGAATTTGTATCAGTCGATGCCCTGTGCCGATACATACCCAAAAGCCATTTTCTTTCTGTCTTAATAGGTGGCCTGCTCGGAGTAGTAGTACCAATCTGCGACTGTGGAACCATCCCTATAGCACGTAGCCTCTTGAATAAGGATGTCCCTAAACCAACTGTCGTTGCATTTACCCTTGCAGCACCTGTAGTGAACCCTATAACTTTAGCCGCAACATTCGTTGCTTTTGGATTAAACGTTCACATCACTATGCTAAGAGGGCTTTTAACTTACTGTATTGCTTGTATTGTTGGCTATCTGACAGTGGACCATAAAAAAGTGGGGAAACGTCAAACATCATCCTTTGTTCCATCTCACACCCCGCGAAAAAATAGATCTAGTGCTGGTGGGTATTTGAAACGCACATGGCAACACATAAATCATACAGTCGAACATACAACGAAGGAATTGTTTGCTATTGCAGGATTTCTCATATTAAGTGCTGCAGTTGCGTCCGTTTATCAGACTTATCATGCTCATCATGTTCACTATGGCACTGTACACTCACATATTATGGCGGTGGCAACGATGATGCTCCTTGCTATTTTGTTTTCTCTGTGTTCCGAAGCCGACGCCTTTGTAGCTATGTCATTTTTAAACTCGTATTCATTAGGTAGCGTCATGTCGTTCATGATGATTGGACAGATGGTGGACTTAAGAAATCTATTTTTACTCCCTCGAACGTTCGGTAGAAGGACCGCGACTGCAACAATCGTAGGCTGCTTATCCCTAGTTTTTTTGACTGGTATAGTGATTACAGGATTGAGGTGA
- a CDS encoding fatty acid desaturase, whose amino-acid sequence MIINNQEEHRDWKKDIAPFQKSDTRKSVWQLINTIAPFLGLWWAAYLCLSVSIWVTLPLTILASGFFVRIFIIFHDCCHHSFFKSRRANEIVGIITGVLTFFPYHQWKYEHAVHHATSGDLERRGTGDMWTLTVNEYKQSSLVKRMVYRVYRNPVVMFGVGPIHLFLNQYRFNRKGAGRKERVNTHVTNFTLIAILTGLSFILGWKAVLLVEGPILYLAGVVGIWLFYVQHQFEHSYFEKSDQWDFVSAALQGSSFYQLPKVLQWLTGNIGYHHVHHLGPKVPNYHLQQVHQSTDLFHNVSPITFASSLRALRYRLWDEDRHRFVAFNEIVIENLGWTDITSRRFKPIRLIGMLFKKSKSHP is encoded by the coding sequence ATGATTATAAACAATCAAGAGGAACACAGAGATTGGAAGAAGGATATTGCTCCTTTTCAGAAATCGGATACCAGAAAAAGTGTTTGGCAACTTATTAACACTATTGCTCCCTTTCTCGGACTATGGTGGGCAGCCTATCTATGTTTGAGTGTTTCGATTTGGGTTACTTTGCCTCTCACTATTTTGGCATCGGGATTTTTTGTTCGGATTTTCATCATATTTCATGACTGCTGCCACCACTCTTTCTTCAAAAGCCGAAGAGCGAACGAGATAGTCGGGATCATAACTGGGGTTTTGACTTTCTTCCCATATCATCAGTGGAAGTACGAGCATGCCGTCCATCACGCGACTAGTGGTGACTTGGAACGACGAGGAACCGGGGACATGTGGACGTTGACGGTCAATGAATATAAGCAATCGTCCTTAGTCAAGAGAATGGTTTATCGGGTGTATCGAAATCCCGTTGTCATGTTTGGTGTCGGGCCCATCCATCTTTTTCTAAACCAGTATCGATTCAACCGAAAAGGTGCCGGAAGAAAGGAACGTGTAAATACACACGTAACTAATTTCACGCTCATTGCCATCTTAACTGGCCTCAGTTTCATACTTGGCTGGAAAGCTGTACTTCTCGTGGAGGGTCCTATTCTTTATCTAGCAGGTGTAGTTGGAATCTGGTTATTTTACGTCCAGCATCAGTTTGAACACTCGTACTTTGAAAAATCAGATCAGTGGGATTTTGTTAGTGCCGCGCTACAGGGAAGTTCCTTTTATCAACTGCCGAAGGTATTGCAATGGTTGACTGGGAACATCGGTTATCACCACGTTCATCACTTGGGCCCCAAAGTCCCGAATTACCATCTCCAGCAGGTGCATCAGAGCACTGACTTGTTCCACAATGTTTCACCTATTACCTTTGCCTCCAGCCTTCGCGCGCTCCGCTACCGACTGTGGGATGAAGACCGTCATCGGTTTGTCGCATTCAACGAAATTGTGATTGAAAATCTGGGGTGGACTGACATCACTAGTCGCCGGTTTAAGCCGATTCGTTTGATTGGAATGCTGTTCAAGAAGTCAAAATCTCATCCCTGA